CTCGGTGCTTCTGACAGCGAGGGCAgaaggtggaaaagaaaatctcgGGATAGCGCTGGCTTTCATTTGCTTTCGCCTATGGGGAGCTGTGAATGGTTGCGTTTGCAGAAtttgtagaatggcttgagtaGCAAGAGACTCCCAAAGGCCGTcaggtcccactgcctgcagtgcacagggacacccacagctccatcagtgctcacagccccgtcccctgaccgtgggtgtctgcagggatggggcaccaccacctctctgggcaccctgtgccagtgcctcactgccctcagtgtaaaaatttcttccttatacacagtctgaatctcccctctttagtttgaaaccatttccccatgttCTTTCACAACAAACACTGCTAAGGAGTCCATGcccttctttcttccagccCTGTTAGgcactgacaggctgctctcagctctctctgaagccttcttttctccaggctgcacagccccagctctctgcttgTCCttgcagggaggtgttccatccatCAGATCATTCTTGTGGCCCTCCTTcggatgtgctccaacaggtccatgtctcttagtgaggactccacatcttaaaacactatttaaaatttaaatactATTATTTGAAAGTAATTCTTAATTTCATTAATCTCATTGGGTTTTCTTTAGATATCTTATTCTGTGGGGTCTAGACCCCTGTGGACCTTTAAGGTGAGGCTCCTGCTTGCTTTCCCAGGAGCTCAGGCAGCTAGGAGTGCTGCAGTGTGAAAGTGCAGCTTTGGGATAATTCAGGAAAAGCCACTTCGTTGTGATCAGCAGAACCCCTTGTTGCGTGGAGTGTTACATTGATCGCGTTTATCTTTCTGGAAGTTACCCCTTCAAAAACAGTTGTACTTTTGTTTTCGTTGACAAAGTCACGCTGGAAATCTGCTTGTAACCCCATTGGTGTGTTACAGACAGTCAGCTGCTGGGACTTCCTCATCAGAAGAGCTGTTTTAATGTTCAAgtatttttagatttcttttgaaTAACTTTGCTTATCTGCTCGAGGAGCGCTTTCTGCACCGAAAAGCAGagcctgctttctgctgtcacGCCTCTGCATTGTTCCCGGAGTTAGGTGGATTCCTCAGCACCTGATGTCTGAACAATGGGCTGCTGTGGTGTAATCTGGTCCTGGATCTAAAACTTATTACAGCAATTAAGAGTCATTGTTCCTCCCTTTTCCTTATCAATGCAAGGAAGAAAGAGCCCGAAAGACACATCCAGGACTTCCCAGCAGATTGCTGGGAATTGCCAGCGGTGGAATGTGCTCGGTTCCTGCCTGCTCCATTGATCCTTGGTCTTTTATTAAACCATGCTGGCATCGTCTAGTACCAGCTAAGTGTATTCCCGCTGAACTGGTCCTTCGTTGTTGGACTAATCTTGCATCTGACTGCAGCCGTTTTGCTGAGGTTTTTCCCTCAAGATTAGTGAAGCGTGCCCCAGTTAAATGATCCCATGCCAAAGTCACGATTGCAGAGGGCAACGATGTGTAGAGCATGAAATGCTCAGCCAGGTTTCAAGCTCACAAGTGTTACATTTCCCCAGAGGACTTGTATTAAAAGCCTGCTTTACAGTCAGTGTTGGTCCTGAGCCTACGCACCAGGATATTACGCTTTGTGTTGGCTTGGAGGAAGTGACGCAGGCTCTGGTCCTTTGTGCAGGTTTCTGTGGGTGCAGTTGTCCAGTGCTACGTGTTACCTCGATGCTGACCATCTCCACTGGAAGTACTTTGCAGAGTGTATCCAAAAATCATAGGGAAGCTGTTAAATCCCAACAACTATCAAAGTGGAGAAGTCAAATCTGCCCCCCCCACCCGCCGCCAATTAACAGCTCTATGAAAAAACCCAAGCCTAAATTAGGGATCTAAATTACACAGCCTCGGTGGTTGACTTAGTTATATTTAGAATTTGGAGGATGTTACTTACCAGAGAGTGCACTTGTAAATACTTCTAATGATTCAAGCTGGGCAGACTGTTGCAAATAGTAACATACAAGCTTGAAATACTGGATATTGTCAAAGAACTGTCTGCCGTTGCCTTTGAAAGAGCTGATGCAGTCTTCTGAAGGCAGCTTCTGTCATCTTTTCTAGGAGATGGACTGCACTGATACGTTACTTCAGTATCAGCTATTACTAtggaaatgtttaaaagcaggatccagccccgctgctgccagcaccgAGCAGATACTCGAGGCAGCTTAGCCCTTGTCCAGTAAAGTGTACTCTGCCATTCTGCATGCTTTGGTGATCCCTCATTACAGGTTGTTTCAGCTGTAGTTTACCATGTTTCTGGAAGAGTAACGTGCAACAGCTGCATTTTGTAGTCTCCAGTAAAGCCTTACAGCCTGGTTTTGCTGCTCCTGCCACCACTAACCTTTTATATTGCTATTGCACTTGGAGGTTATGACTGCGGCTGGAAGGATCTTCTCTGTATAAGAGGTGTCTCTTCTTTGCTTACTGTTGTGAAAGCAGTTTTGTGTTGCTCCTTTGAGCATCTCTGTCTGCAGGTTATGGAcgagcagggcaggcagcaaggaGTGCTTGGggctctcccttctctccagcagcagctgcctgtagCTGCTGTCATTTGGAGGATGTAAAGGTGATACGAAGCTGTTGTTTCTTCCTACTGTGCCACAGAGTCACAGCTCTAACCTAGTACGTAAGTGATGCttactttctgtgttttaaaggaaaaaaaaaaagcagtaataacATAATCTTGGCTTGTCTTTTTTAATGTCCTGCGACTGGCTCTGGCTCATACGGAGTTTTTGTGTGAGTTTATAACTCGTAATGACCgatgcaggagctgcagagagcctgCCTTTGTGCCTCTGTCTGGGAGTGAGCAGCGCTGTCAGGCAAACGGAGGCGGCTCAGGAgctgaggcagctgcaggagcagtgacTGTTTGCCATCCCACAGTGCCCATCTTGTTCCCGGCTTCCCCTGTGGCCCCACAGGTAGATAAACTGCGATCTGTTACTGAAATAACCTTGTGATCAGAGCCTCTGGTCTGGCAAGGTGAAGGTGTTGTAGTTGTGTTACATTTCTCCAGGTCAGATTTGCCTCTCCCTGTGTGGATGGACCCATACAATATTCAACCACAAAGCTTTCTTATAAAACATTATTCACATACTGGTCTGTATAAAAATTGTCTTTTCCTCTTAATCAGTTTCTTACCTAGGAATGGTAGCTGAGGCCAGGGACGAGGTGAGGGCAGCCTTGCAAGGATGTAGCCTGTGATTAAGCCTATGATTAGGTTGGAGAGCGCTCAGAAactgtttgctgctgttgctattGCCCATAACAACAAAGCTGTTATCTTCTCTCCAGTGTAGAGTCTCAAGTGTCAATGTGACCTGCTGCATGGGTGGCTCTTGGTTCTGTtctcccttttgttttccttctgatcGTTGTCTCTcatgtctttattttcctaGAATACTTCTAATTTGAGGGAACCTGATTGTTAAACAGGAACTGAGACTTGCGTTATAGCTTATAAAACTGGGAAATAGCGCTGAAATGTGAAGCAAGTCATGAATTTCTGTCCCCCCTGTGGTAAAATGAACAACCAGTAAGGCAGGGCAGTTACTTATCCTGTGTTTATGTGGCCACACGAGTTTCATTTGCAGCAACCAGTTCTTCATAGAAAATTGTTATTGCTGATGAAAATTGCTTTAGCAGAGTACCACAGCTCACTTCTTGTTACGCTGCGGTGTTGGTATTTGTCAGAGTCACCGTGTCAGCGCTCTTCTATGGATAGAAACTTCAGGAGTGctcagcattttcctttcctttttaaagtgGTTTAATGAGGCACGGAAGTATTGTACACAAGCAAGTGAAATTGACTTGTTTCAGGATATTGAACTGTAAATAGAACTGaaatttctgcagcttctaGAGGGCAAGTTGTTTGATTTCTTGCAATATGGCATTATTGAGGCTCCCATAACTGTGAAATCCAGGATTGGTGAAAGCTTTAATGTGACGTGCTCAAACTCAGTCATCTCTTGAAAGTGTGAGTGCTGGCCTTCTGTGATCCTATGCAAACTCCAGTCTTGCATCCTGAAGTCACGAGAGTCCTTTAGTTTTGTCAGGAAGCTCTGTTTCAGACTTGCAGCTTTGTCAAGGGCTGCAGTAAATCTTTCAATCATATCTGTAGGATGACCTGAAGTTAAAGTTAGCTCCTCTCTGAGCCAGGGATTAGAGCAGATGACCTCTGGAGGTGTCTCACAGCCTACGTTACGCTATGGTTATGCAGCGAGGCAAGATGcttgcagcagccctgctggtgTGCCGTACAAGTCAGGTGGCAACTGTTCAAAGAAACTTTAAAAGTGGTGAAGGCAAAGATGCTGAAGCGGGTTGTATTGGATACTGTGAGCACATCGATGCCCTGAAGGATGCATGTTTTTAATCAGCATAGAAAACTCATAGAggtcacagaggaaaaaagtccTGCGTGGAACATCAGCATCTATGTATCAGACCACGCTTTGTGTGGGCTCGGATCCTAGCAGACGTGCTCACCGGGGCCCTGGAATTGCAAGTGTGACCTTACAAGTGGAGTTCtcatctgtttattttgaacTTCTAGCAGGAGCAAAGGAGACAGGAACTTCTCGTGCTTTGCAGCGCTGTTTGAAAGCAGATGCGAGACCTCATCATGAAAAATGGAGCTTTATGTTTTAGGTGCCTGGCCTGTGCTGTTTACTTTCTTTAGAATGGAGGCTTGCAACTGAGAAATGTTGGCAGTTCTTCTGCTAGTTTCCAGTGAAAGGTTCCCAAAGCAACTTCCTTGGTGGTTTGAGGAGACAGAAAACATGAACTGATTTCTCACTTACGGGTCAAGCGGGAGTTGCTCTGCCAGGCGCAAGCACAAGGCGGCTTTGCTGTGCCCCCTGTGGAGGCTTTCTATCAACTTTAGTAGGCTTTGAAATCCTTCGGGCATTCTGCATCCTACAACCTCCATTTGAAGGGATTTCCATTGATGCTGAatgaatgcaaaacagaaatgctttcttgctTTCCCTGCTCCTTTCAGGGTGTTTAGCACTAGTGTCACAACTGCAATGGGGTGTGTTTCCCTTTTGCTTAAGGGTGTCTCTGTACAACTAATTGCTgcaacataatttttttcctttcctgtctgAGAACATGTGAAAAACTCTTATGTCTTTGTTTCTTAGGCACATCACATTTTCTCACCGAGGAAAATTTAAGAGAAACATCCAACCCCTTTGGAGCTGTCAGTGCTAGTGGAGCAGCACTGAATGTGTGTCTCAGTATACCCCAAATGTTCAAAGTGTGGATCTTCTACACTGGGCCCTTGGAGGGCTGAATCTATGAAGCTGTGATCTCTTCAGCGtcaggagaaatattttttccagcagctgtaGTTCTTCAAGTGGGCAGAtggcttctgctttgtttgccCGTTCTCAAACTGGGAATACTGGGCAGTGTGTGGTAGTGCCTGCCTGGCTGCCAGCTTACTGCGCTGCCTTTCAGATGGTGTAGATGTTGCCTGTAATTATTCTTACAGAGATGGTATGCTTGCAGTCATAGTAGCTAGTTGCACGGTATGGTCTGAGCTGAAGGAAGTCACGCCCTTCCTGCTCATGAGCTAGTCTCGGTGTGTTTCGTAAAGCACTCTGAGAAGCGACGTGGGGCTGGTACCAGCACGGCAGGCggcctgtgctgagctgctctgccttAACGCATCTGTCAGCCATAGACAGGGAAGCTTTGTTTGTGTTCCTCAAGCTTGGGTTTCATCTGTTCTGTCAGGGTGTCCTGGTGGTAGGTACTCATGGGGAGGTGTCCAGCAGTGATAAAAACACAGCCTTTTTCCTCAGGAGATCTCACATTCCTGGTCTGGGCCTCTACATTTTGGAGATCAGATGTCCCTGATTCTCTCTGCACAGAGCTATCTGAATGTGTGAATGCAGCTTAGATTATGCTGTTTTCGTGCAAGATGCTCTTTTGGTTGCGTTTAAGTAAAGCCAGATCCTAACTAGGTACTTCTAGATTATAGGTAATTATTTGGGATTTCCTTTAGCTCAGCCGAGGTTAAGGGGAAGAGATTTCTTCCTGATGCCGTTGAAATGTTAAGAGCTCCAGAACAGCCAATATATTGGAACTACGAGCCTGACCAAACTTCAAAATCAGATGCTTGATATCGTCCTTACATGGAGATACTGGTTAATGAAACGTAAAATGTTATCAGTATTTGTGaatgaaatacttaaaaacaacaacaacaaaacaacaacaacaacaacaaaaaccatcccttctatttattttatggtGTTCCTCAGTgtcttattttgttgttatcCTAGCAAGTACTAGGATGGAGGATGAAAATGTCCTGCAAGAGTGGGAAATTATTGAGTCTGAAATAGACCTGGCAGCCTAGCTTTCAAATTCAAGCTACGCACCAGAAaatatacatggaaaaaaatattgataagTATGAAAATGACTCCTCAGAGGTGAAGGCTTGCAGTTGTTCTGTGAAAAACACAGCGCAGGAAGCCCAGCATCCCACGAGTGCATGGGGGCTTACAGAGCAATCCCTGCTGAAGAGAGACCTGACGGCCATATGTTTATCCTCTCAACTGTGAAGCTTTTCGCAGCTGAGAAGTggttattttaaaacctttgcaCAAGAATTATGTATGTATTACTGTGATTTCTTGTGGAGTTTCTTTAACGCTTGGATGCTGCTCACTAGCTTGGCTGGTTGGTTGGGCTTATGATAAGAGCTTTCaataaaggaattaaaacatTGGCAAATAGCCTCGAGTGCCTGTTGAAACGTGTGTGAGTAAGAGCCTCGGCTGGCTTAATGTTTGGGGCAGGCAGTTAAGAGTTGGGGTGCCCTAGGACGTGCTGGTTCTGCGCGTGTGTGGAGGTGGGATCCCGGACTTGGTGCAGTTTGGCCCAGCTCTGGCAAAGTCACGAGATTTGAATCCTCTTACTGTTTTGGCAGCTGTCTGTGAACGTTTCTCCGTGTAAGCTTTTGATGAAAACCGAGGTGTCTGAGATGCGTGCTGCAGTCTGAGCACCAGTTAAGCCATCTGTGTGGTGCAGCAATGGGCTAAACCTGAGCTGATGAGACATGGGGAGATGCTCTCCCGGAGATGTGGCTAGGCACAGCTtccaggggttggtgctggcTGGGATTTCTCACACTGCTTCATCCCTTGAACAGGAGGATTTCTGCTGTAAACAGCAtgctattattatttcaaacagGAGTAACTACTGTGCTTTCTGGATCTTGTTACCGTATCTTATCTGAATGGAATAATTCCTTGAATCTTTCCCTGGTTcgtttgtttggtttttcttgtCTAGgagaatgctgtttttctttcttccagcctTCCCCATGCTGATTCCCTCTAACATTTATTTGGCACCATGGACACGGTGGAGCCTTTCATGTTTTGAACCTTTTTTTTGGAGTTTGcttaagcatttattttgggTGAAAGAATATAAGTGAGAGCCCCATGGAAAGGTGTAATGAAAGGCTCCTGCTCTTCAGAACACACGCACAGGAGATGAAAGGACTAGTGGGGATTGAAGGCAGCGTGCAGCCTTCACAGGCGTTCATGTTACTGGTACCTGCTTCAAATGACTTCATACAGCATTCATTCTACGTGTGTATGGGacacaaaacatttcataacACTCAGCAATATTTACAATCCATTGTAAGAGATCAAAAGCTGCCACTTCTGTACTACgggaaagaagaaatctttcaccTCGTGATCAGCATACTTGGACTCCTAAAATCCAGCTGTTCTGTGGGATCAGCTGGAGGTAGcaagctggctgtgctgtttgTGGCTTTTGTGCATGCTGATGGTTGGCTTGAAGCTGAGCTTTAAATACGAAAGGGCGGCCTTGTGTGATAGCTCCCACCTAAGACAGAAGTGCAGTGCAGCCTATTACTTTGTTTGGAGCAGGTGGAGTTCCAGAAACGTTTGGGCATCCAATAAGTGTTTTTACTGGCTCAGCGTAAATGGAATTAGAATGACATGCTTAATTATCCTGCaattaaaatgactttaaatCAGAATAATTGATAGTCAAGTAGTGTGTAACAGAGGTAATtacatctccttttttttccctttttcctttcaggtgGCCATGGTAGAGGTTCAGCTTGATTCAGAGCACGACTACCCACGAGGTCTCTTGATAGCCTTCAGTGCCTGTACTACTGTCCTTGTTGCAGTTCACCTTTTTGCTCTCATGATAAGTACCTGCATTCTTCCAAATATAGAGGCCGTTAGCAACGTGCATAATCTCAACTCTGTAAAGGAATCTCCTCATGAGCGTATGCATCGGCACATTGAGCTTGCCTGGGCATTTTCTACTGTCATTGGGACTTTGCTCTTTCTTGCAGAGGTGGTATTGCTGTGCTGGGTGAAGTTTCTTCCCCTGAAGAAGAACCCCGTTGacccagctcagagcagcaatTCTAGCATCACGTCAGGACAGGCAGCAGCCATTGCATCGACGTCAATCATGGTTCCCTTTGGACTGATCTTCATTGTCTTTGCAGTCCACTTCTACAGGTCGCTGGTGAGCCATAAAACAGATAGGCAATTTCAGGAACTGAATGAACTTGCTGAATTTGCACGGCTCCAGGATCAGCTGGATCACAGAGGTGATGCCATCTCCCCAGCTGTTACCCATTTTGCATAAACCTGTACTTAAAGCAAATAAACCCACCGTTCTGCTCCTGCCTTATGTTGACTCTCCTGTGCATGAACTGTTCAAactgttgattttattttcaatggaAGCTTataaatgtttggaaaaaaaaaaaaaaagttctcatcATGCCATGGCTAGCTGGCACCAGAAGGAATGGATGGCTGGGTATGTGTGTGCCGCACACGCATCCCTCTTGTGAGCACTCTGGTTTGCTTCTTGTTCGCGCTGAATGGTGGCTGCACAAACGTAAGGAGAGTAATGCTGTAAATCTGGGTGTTAGGAATGGACAGAGaagcttttcctctttatttaaTGTTGGCATTTACTAGAAGATACTGCTTGTCTAGTCCATGTTGCATGGCATGATACAAATTACTTGGGATATGCAGCAATTAGCACTTGGTTTCGGTGCTAGCGCTGTTCTCGCTCTCAGCCTGACAGATGGTAGAAGGGAAAGCTCTCCCACCACTTTCCCCAGTGTGTTTTGCTGCCAAGTAATTATTACGTCAGTGACTTCTCCTGCACCCTTTCCCGTGGCAGTTACGCGTTGTATAACTCACTGAACACCCAGGACTAGTTCTGCTGCGATGTGGGGTGGCCACAGGAGTAGGAATGAGACTACTATGCtcttctttggaagaaaataaaagcaataactGTTTTAAAGTTCTTACAAGCTGGCACGTATTATCTGGAGAGATAGAACTGCCTCTTTTCCATTTaggaatctttttttaaaaagaaggaactAAATGGAAATTAtcactggatatttttttttgcttgaaaatcagaaccactgctgttttttccaaGTCAAAGTAGcaattattttatacttttatattaaaaaatatttttaataaatcctCAGATACAAGCAGCAAAAGGTGCTTTCTCTGCATTCAGTTCCCAAGTAATTAGCTATGCCTTGGTCTTCTTTGTTTAGAAAGTCTTCTGCTTGCTGAAGTGTTGTCTGTAATAACTTCTTAGACATCTTTTGCTTCCAGAGGATCTGGAAGGCTACTTTTATctctgtatatttatttatgaaagatTATTTGTAACTAATATTGCTGCTTACTTTCAGAGATGCATCTATGCTAGTGAGGCTGTGgtggcatttttttgtttcttccttaaGCGAGAACTTCCCTTGGGCCTCTTAGGTAAGAGGTTTGGCCAAGAAAGATGCAGCAGTagtgctgggctgctgcagtAATTCCAGCTGTGTCTGTAAGTGGATTTTCTTTGGAATGCAGTTGTTGTGCAGAGAAACTTTGGTTTGTAATGGGTAAAAGCCATTTTTGAACACAAACTGAGATGGGTTTCAAATCTAATGGAACAAACCTTTACCTCCTACTGTAGCTATCACTGTGGTATTGTTACCACTGTAACAaactgtggtatttttttttttcttttaatcagaCTGGTGAATATGACAGCACAGGGAACTGTACCTGAGTGAGCCTAGGCTGACTGTGATCTCTTACACCCAGCCTCCATCTCAGGTTATCCTGATGTATTTTCAGTCTGTGGGATGTGGAAGGTGTTGGCAGTGCTACCCGTGGTGCATCTGTGTTCTGAAAAACAGCCATTAACAAAGGACCTGGTGTTTTTTCAGCAGGTTTCTTGGAGTATCCTCTGCCCACTGGCAGAAACCAGTTTCCCACATGCCAACTTCCTGAGGCCTCCTGGTGTACAGAGCCTGGCAGGATTTTCTCTAGCTCTGCCATTACGGTGTGTTTCAGGTATAGGTATTCTTGTACTGGTGTCAATGTGTTCCTGGTGAGAACTGTGGCTACGATTCCTCACACATTTGTTCATGGAGCACGGTAAAGATTACGATAGTAAAGGCAGTGAGGAAAACAGCATTCCAAACCTCAGTAACTTTAAGGCAGACACAATGTGTATTTTCCCATCTTTCAGAGGAATACCAGTCCCATCTTAGGAGAGGAGATTCTTAAAAGCATCAGTAAAGGAAGCAGATTTGGCTTGATATACATTCTGGAATAAATGGTCCAaagggtgctgcagggctgaaaAATTATGCATCTGTCTGTAAATGATGTATTTAAAACTCTTAACATTATTTTGAATGTAAGTCCAGAAAATATATTATCTGAGCTTATTTTGTAAAGTTATTTGCTGTTCTTGATAAgtttctggatttctttttatctcGTGGAtcttttacaaaatgaaatgaaagtgttttgttaaggaaatataaaattacaagcttattttttaactttctcaAGCCAGTAGGTCCTAACCTGTCGGAGCTGTTAGCTCCAGCCATTTTACTGACTATTTGCTGCACTTTAATCTCTGATATCAAGTgtgtttctctcattttccagcTGTGGAAATGGTCGTGAAAGTTGTACCTGGGCCATGGTCTCATAACTGTGTGCCAGAGGCAGTAACCAGGCCCCATCGTGTGGCTCTAGATGTTAAGAGTGCACTTGAGTTtggtttttattctttatttatacTAATGGTATTTCATGTTTACCtcaagcattttaaatgtcagttaTTGTATATCAATTATTTAGAtataaaataacttcagataatgaaataaaatatactcAGTTGTTGCTGATTGTTACCTAGGTGCctaaaaatgctcattttctctACATCCATTGCCTCTGCTTGCCTGTGTTGTGCTGATCCTAGCTGTATTTCTGCGGGTCTCTGAGATGTGTGCGCTGACTCACTGCAGTCACACACAGATGACGTTTCCTGTTCACGCAGGTATCAAGAGCAGGATGCTGGCCGAATGCTTTTCCTCCCGTCAGCGCTGTTTACATCTCGACACTAAGtgctttgttgttcttttccaaGTGTTTAAATAGAGAAGTAGGTTATCTTCCAgctgagaaaatgtgaaagGGGACCACACAACTGTAAACAAGACGTGATAGTTTAAGTCAGGTGAACTAATTGCACGCTCTCCCACAATGTGTTTCTCAGCAGTCAGGCACGGCCTTTGTAACCAGCGGGAGGAATAAGGCAGGAGCTGGGTGAGGTGTCGCTGCATCTCTCAGCACTTTGCTGGTGCAAAtggtttttatttgcttgttgcTTAGTGTGTTTTAATTGACAGAGGGTGGGAGGAGGCCTGCAGCAAAGCCGCCTGCACAGTGAAGCACACGGGGCAGTTCTGGAGGACAGGTGAGGCTGACCACGAGGTGACAGGGCGCAGCAAGGACGTGACACTCAGATGAGTAAGTAGCCCAGGAGCACGCTCTTATCTTGcgtcttttttccttcaacgTCCCGTTATTCGTTTTGGCTGTCATCATACATCACCTGGGCCTCTGCTAAAACACCGTCAGGATCAGCTAGTTCAatctaaataaaaagaatggaaatcaATTATGCAGTGTAATTAAAGAGGCTTAAAGTTTATAGATATTGATTAACGTTAGCAGAGCGTCTCCCATGCAGCAGGACAGTAGTTTGTACCGCAACCTTTCAGTTACTAACTCAGAAACATCGCTGCACTTCCCTAATTTCATTACCATGTTGAACATCCATTTGTCTCCTTGGGGCAGCTCAGCATGGAGTGCTGCATTGATTCTCCTTTAACAAAAACACATTCCTGGGCAAAACTGGCTTTGGTTTGCAGCCTGTTGGATCTCGCCTGTAGTTCAGACAGTGAGTAATGAGCAGTAATGAGCATCAGTAAGTCACGTGAAAGCAGGAGTCCATGCCATCAAATAGGGTGCACGCAGATAATGCAGAGGGAAGCACTAAAGCCATGCCAGGAGCTTGTCATCTTGCTCAGACTTGCTTTGTATCCCCGTGCATGCTGGGGGCTTCACGTGTGTGTTCTCCCCAGCAGAAGACAGCCTTGCTTCACTAAGCCTTACAAAGCCTTCACTGCAGTAACTAGGACAGCGGGTGCTCCAAGGCTGCTCTGTTGTCCTTCCCCTCACTGCAGTTAGGGCCCTCTCAAACACGTCCTCCCATTGCTCATTTTCCTCGCAGGCTGTGAAAGGGAAGACAGCTGAGTTTTCCCTGACAGCTGCTACTGACAGTAATTTGACAAACGGTTTATGAAAACCTGCAgtcagtttttctccttttatgttTCTTCATTCCTATTCTGAGATCAATAAATCTCTCCCAGCTGAAAGCACAATAATGGCAGTGAGAGCTGATGCTTTCTTTTAGTtcataaaacaaggaaaactggGTCATAATTTGGTCTTCAAGGGAGTTAATCAAGCTGCTGGGCTCAAGCATCCTGCTTTAGCGGCTGTGAAACTCATCctgtgctctgggctgagctgccAAAGAGGCAGCTCTCAGGTGACCTTTGACAAACCATGTAAGGTAAAGATTTTTAGTTAGAGAAGCGCTGCTCTTTTTGCAAAATTGGGGTTGCTTTTCTCTGGTGAGTGTTTGATGTTTAttattctgtgctgctgtgagtgTGCCTCAAACTTGGAGAAGGAACTGGCTGtcaaaaatgctgaagaggACCTTACCGtagaaagcagctgtgaaaaaatTGGGAAATGAAGATGGAAGGAGCTGTGGGCCTCAGCAGGCTGTGCTTTGCCCAGTGCTAATTACTACAACCCTGCTCCTGAAGCAGAAGAAGGTAAAGCACTTCACTGGCTGTGAGGCCTGTGTTCCCTGTATTACTGGAAGAAAGCGACTGTGCGTGCCAAGCTGCGGTCATCGAAGGTGTTGCTGGTCAGCCCTCAGCTGAGAGCCCTCAGCTCTGCAttgctgggctgctctcaggGAATGGGGCAGTGGGGATGTTGGTGTGGGCACTGCCAGGTGCTGGGGAAGAGAGCAGGCACCAGGGTTCAACTGGTTTGGTGAGGTCTGGTCAGCCTTAGCCGTTGGGCTGGGAGAAGTTATTTGGTTTTGACAAATCCTGCTATTGTCTCCGTGGCTATTGTCTGCCAGCTGCCTGGCCCTGCGGACGTTCAGGTTGCTGTTAGCCAAAAGAGCTTGAGCACAGACCCTGAGGGTGACTGCCTGAGGAGAAAGC
Above is a genomic segment from Numida meleagris isolate 19003 breed g44 Domestic line chromosome 14, NumMel1.0, whole genome shotgun sequence containing:
- the ORAI1 gene encoding calcium release-activated calcium channel protein 1 translates to MSLNEHSMQALSWRKLYLSRAKLKASSRTSALLSGFAMVAMVEVQLDSEHDYPRGLLIAFSACTTVLVAVHLFALMISTCILPNIEAVSNVHNLNSVKESPHERMHRHIELAWAFSTVIGTLLFLAEVVLLCWVKFLPLKKNPVDPAQSSNSSITSGQAAAIASTSIMVPFGLIFIVFAVHFYRSLVSHKTDRQFQELNELAEFARLQDQLDHRGDAISPAVTHFA